The Raphanus sativus cultivar WK10039 chromosome 2, ASM80110v3, whole genome shotgun sequence genome includes a region encoding these proteins:
- the LOC130494284 gene encoding UPF0057 membrane protein At2g24040-like, with protein MANGCEICCEIMIAILLPPLGVCLRHGCCTTEFMICLILTILGYIPGIIYALYAIVYVDRDQFFDEYRRPLFYAQSP; from the exons ATGGCGAATGGGTGCGAGATTTGCTGTGAAATAATGATCGCCATACTCCTTCCTCCACTCGGGGTTTGTTTAAGGCATGGATGTTGCACT ACGGAGTTCATGATATGTCTGATCCTAACGATTCTGGGATACATACCGGGCATCATCTACGCACTCTATGCAATCGTTTACGTTGATCGTGATCAGTTCTTCGACGAGTACCGTCGTCCACTCTTCTACGCTCAGTCACCTTAA
- the LOC108843477 gene encoding uncharacterized protein LOC108843477, whose product MSEIKARRILLLSIIFLFFVSETLLLCSANEHGSRNLAVVMRKRIRNGAPRNSTSAASTMMLPSSFHIGAASSFLLALLL is encoded by the coding sequence ATGAGCGAGATCAAAGCCAGACGCATACTCCTTCTTTCCATCATATTCCTCTTCTTCGTCTCCGAGACTCTTCTTTTGTGTTCTGCTAACGAGCATGGCTCGAGGAATCTTGCAGTGGTCATGAGAAAGCGGATAAGAAACGGAGCGCCTCGCAACTCAACATCCGCAGCTTCGACTATGATGTTGCCAAGCTCCTTTCATATTGGTGCTGCTTCTTCTTTCCTCCTCGCTCTCCTTTTATAA
- the LOC108843478 gene encoding uncharacterized GPI-anchored protein At4g28100 — MKRSSISLLSSILCSLILPIVSANLLLEPVTPNTVPAFPAETQAQTCRLDLSDELFGGVNEACGRNLDRSRCCPVLAAWLFAAHARSALQLPAPAPTPASSDPDEPMRPDDSQKCVNTLQSALLTKNVKIPQPNTTCDAILCFCGIRLHQISSLSCPAAFNVSSGFRNATPTAAVKNLEKECRNSSYSGCTRCLGALQKLKVKGGSKKTTTERASKMMSKDCQLMGLTWLLARNKTAYIPTVSAVLRAIMYSPHPPHLNKCSPDQENMPLAVDSLQFERSLAASSYFSVFPVLPLILCIFLFL, encoded by the exons ATGAAGAGAAGTTCCATTTCACTCCTCAGCAGCATCCTCTGTTCTCTCATCTTACCCATCGTCTCAGCCAATCTACTCCTCGAACCGGTCACACCGAACACCGTACCGGCCTTCCCGGCCGAAACCCAAGCTCAAACCTGCCGCCTCGACCTCTCCGACGAGCTCTTCGGCGGAGTCAATGAAGCCTGCGGGAGAAACCTCGACCGTAGCCGATGCTGCCCTGTTCTCGCCGCTTGGCTCTTCGCAGCCCACGCTCGCTCTGCTCTCCAGCTACCGGCTCCCGCTCCGACGCCGGCGTCCTCCGATCCCGACGAACCAATGAGACCGGACGACTCTCAGAAGTGCGTCAATACGTTGCAGAGCGCGCTTTTGACCAAGAACGTCAAGATCCCGCAGCCTAACACCACATGCGACGCGATACTCTGCTTCTGCGGCATTCGTCTTCATCAGATAAGCTCTCTCTCTTGCCCCGCCGCTTTCAATGTCTCCTCCGGTTTCCGCAACGCGACTCCGACCGCCGCCGTGAAGAATCTCGAGAAGGAATGTCGGAACTCTTCTTACTCTGGATGTACCAGATGCCTCGGTGCTCTTCAAAAG CTCAAAGTAAAAGGAGGAAGCAAGAAGACAACAACGGAGAGAGCAAGTAAGATGATGAGCAAAGATTGTCAGCTCATGGGCCTCACATGGCTACTTGCTCGTAACAAAACGGCATACATTCCCACCGTTTCAGCTGTGTTAAGAGCCATTATGTATAGTCCACACCCTCCTCACCTCAACAAGTGTAGTCCTGACCAAGAGAACATGCCATTAGCCGTTGACTCTCTTCAGTTCGAGAGGAGCCTCGCTGCTTCGTCATATTTTTCTGTGTTTCCGGTTTTACCCCTAATCCTCTGCATTTTTCTCTTTCTGtag